In the Hordeum vulgare subsp. vulgare chromosome 7H, MorexV3_pseudomolecules_assembly, whole genome shotgun sequence genome, one interval contains:
- the LOC123411243 gene encoding uncharacterized protein LOC123411243 — protein sequence MDQQSLVVLEKAVAAAVAREGDAVCGWGTEEQARAIIRAAKMALEEAAAMGESPSLLRSLERFLAQRRSDQTTMAPAPAVDVQPDGGDSTVSAALRDLAIN from the coding sequence ATGGACCAACAAAGCCTCGTGGTGCTGGAgaaggccgtcgccgccgccgtcgccaggGAAGGGGATGCCGTCTGTGGTTGGGGGACGGAGGAGCAGGCGAGGGCGATCATACGCGCGGCCAAGATGGCGCTCGAGGAGGCCGCCGCCATGGGGGAGTCCCCGTCGCTCCTGAGGTCGCTGGAGCGGTTCCTCGCGCAGAGGAGATCGGACCAGACGACcatggcgccggcgccggcggtggaCGTCCAACCGGACGGCGGGGATTCCACCGTCTCCGCGGCCTTGCGAGATCTGGCAATTAACTAG